A genome region from Macaca nemestrina isolate mMacNem1 chromosome 20, mMacNem.hap1, whole genome shotgun sequence includes the following:
- the LOC105497181 gene encoding protein fuzzy homolog isoform X2 has protein sequence MGEEGTGGTVHLLCLAASSGVPLFCRSSRGGAPARQQLPFSVIGSLNGVHMFGQNLEVQLSSAKTENTTVVWKSFHDSITLIVLSSEEGISELRLERLLQMVFGAMVLLVGLEELTNIRNVERLKKDLRASYCLIDSFLGDSELIGDLTQCVDCVIPPEGSLLQEALSGFAEATGTAFVSLVVSGRVVAATEGWWRLGTPEAVLLPWLVGSLPPQTARDYPVYLPHGSPTVPHRLLTLTLLPSLELCLLCGPSPPLSQLYPQLLERCWQPLLDPLRACLPLGPRALPSGFPLHTDILGLLLLHLELKRCLFTVEPLGDKEPGPLEKTEDEVYQAQLPRACYLVLGTEEPGKGVRLVALQLGVRRLLLLLSPQSPSHGLRSLATHTLHALTPLL, from the exons ATGGGGGAGGAGGGGACGGGTGGCACCGTTCATCTGCTGTGCCTCGCGGCGTCCAGCGGGGTTCCCCTGTTCTGCAGGAGCAGTCGCGGCGGCGCCCCCGCCCGTCAGCAG CTCCCGTTCTCTGTCATCGGTTCCCTCAATGGAGTCCATATGTTTGGGCAGAATCTGGAGGTGCAGCTGAGCTCTGCGAAGACCGAAAACACGACTGTGGTGTGGAAAAGCTTCCATGACAG CATCACCCTCATTGTTCTGTCATCTGAGGAGGGCATCtctgagctgaggctggagagacTACTCCAAATGGTGTTTGGAGCCATG GTCCTTCTTGTGGGACTTGAAGAACTGACCAATATCCGCAATGTGGAGAGACTGAAGAAGGACTTGAGG GCCAGCTACTGCCTCATCGACAGCTTCCTAGGGGACTCGGAGCTCATCGGGGACCTGACCCAGTGTGTGGACTGTGTGATTCCTCCAGAGGGGTCCCTCTTGCAG GAAGCCCTCTCCGGGTTCGCGGAGGCCACGGGCACGGCATTCGTCAGTCTGGTGGTGTCGGGCCGGGTGGTGGCAGCAACGGAAGGTTGGTGGCGGCTGGGGACGCCCGAGGCCGTGCTGCTCCCCTGGCTGGTGGGGTCCCTGCCGCCGCAGACCGCTCGCGACTACCCGGTGTACCTGCCGCACGGGAGCCCCACG GTCCCACACCGGCTCCTGACCCTGACACTGCTGCCGAGCCTGGAGCTGTGTCTACTCTGCGGGCCAAGCCCACCCCTCAGCCAGTTGTATCCACAG CTTCTGGAGCGCTGCTGGCAGCCACTGCTGGACCCGTTGCGGGCCTGTCTGCCGCTGGGACCCCGAGCCCTGCCCAGTGGCTTCCCCCTTCACACAGACATCCTCGG GCTGCTGCTCCTCCACCTGGAACTGAAACGCTGCCTCTTCACCGTGGAGCCCTTGGGGGATAAAG AGCCAGGGCCACTAGAGAAGACAGAAGATGAGGTCTACCAGGCCCAGCTGCCCAGAGCCTGCTACCTGGTGTTGGGGACTGAGGAACCAGGCAAAGGAGTGCGTCTGGTGGCCCTGCAGCTGGGGGTTcggcggctgctgctgctgctgtctccCCAGAGTCCCAGCCATGGGCTGCGAAGCCTAGCCACCCACACTCTGCATGCCCTCACCCCACTTCTTTGA
- the LOC105497181 gene encoding protein fuzzy homolog isoform X1 gives MGEEGTGGTVHLLCLAASSGVPLFCRSSRGGAPARQQLPFSVIGSLNGVHMFGQNLEVQLSSAKTENTTVVWKSFHDSITLIVLSSEEGISELRLERLLQMVFGAMVLLVGLEELTNIRNVERLKKDLRASYCLIDSFLGDSELIGDLTQCVDCVIPPEGSLLQEALSGFAEATGTAFVSLVVSGRVVAATEGWWRLGTPEAVLLPWLVGSLPPQTARDYPVYLPHGSPTVPHRLLTLTLLPSLELCLLCGPSPPLSQLYPQLLERCWQPLLDPLRACLPLGPRALPSGFPLHTDILGLLLLHLELKRCLFTVEPLGDKEPSPEQRRRLLRNFYTLVTSTHFPPEPGPLEKTEDEVYQAQLPRACYLVLGTEEPGKGVRLVALQLGVRRLLLLLSPQSPSHGLRSLATHTLHALTPLL, from the exons ATGGGGGAGGAGGGGACGGGTGGCACCGTTCATCTGCTGTGCCTCGCGGCGTCCAGCGGGGTTCCCCTGTTCTGCAGGAGCAGTCGCGGCGGCGCCCCCGCCCGTCAGCAG CTCCCGTTCTCTGTCATCGGTTCCCTCAATGGAGTCCATATGTTTGGGCAGAATCTGGAGGTGCAGCTGAGCTCTGCGAAGACCGAAAACACGACTGTGGTGTGGAAAAGCTTCCATGACAG CATCACCCTCATTGTTCTGTCATCTGAGGAGGGCATCtctgagctgaggctggagagacTACTCCAAATGGTGTTTGGAGCCATG GTCCTTCTTGTGGGACTTGAAGAACTGACCAATATCCGCAATGTGGAGAGACTGAAGAAGGACTTGAGG GCCAGCTACTGCCTCATCGACAGCTTCCTAGGGGACTCGGAGCTCATCGGGGACCTGACCCAGTGTGTGGACTGTGTGATTCCTCCAGAGGGGTCCCTCTTGCAG GAAGCCCTCTCCGGGTTCGCGGAGGCCACGGGCACGGCATTCGTCAGTCTGGTGGTGTCGGGCCGGGTGGTGGCAGCAACGGAAGGTTGGTGGCGGCTGGGGACGCCCGAGGCCGTGCTGCTCCCCTGGCTGGTGGGGTCCCTGCCGCCGCAGACCGCTCGCGACTACCCGGTGTACCTGCCGCACGGGAGCCCCACG GTCCCACACCGGCTCCTGACCCTGACACTGCTGCCGAGCCTGGAGCTGTGTCTACTCTGCGGGCCAAGCCCACCCCTCAGCCAGTTGTATCCACAG CTTCTGGAGCGCTGCTGGCAGCCACTGCTGGACCCGTTGCGGGCCTGTCTGCCGCTGGGACCCCGAGCCCTGCCCAGTGGCTTCCCCCTTCACACAGACATCCTCGG GCTGCTGCTCCTCCACCTGGAACTGAAACGCTGCCTCTTCACCGTGGAGCCCTTGGGGGATAAAG AGCCTTCACCAGAACAGCGCCGGCGCCTCCTCCGAAACTTCTATACCCTGGTCACCTCCACGCACTTCCCACCAG AGCCAGGGCCACTAGAGAAGACAGAAGATGAGGTCTACCAGGCCCAGCTGCCCAGAGCCTGCTACCTGGTGTTGGGGACTGAGGAACCAGGCAAAGGAGTGCGTCTGGTGGCCCTGCAGCTGGGGGTTcggcggctgctgctgctgctgtctccCCAGAGTCCCAGCCATGGGCTGCGAAGCCTAGCCACCCACACTCTGCATGCCCTCACCCCACTTCTTTGA